A portion of the Natronococcus sp. AD-5 genome contains these proteins:
- a CDS encoding HD domain-containing protein codes for MSEDAVRTAFPELEAIEDDDLRAGVIDAWVTAIAENDIDDLTAVPWLPPTQRELTLNDEYLVTHVRDVTACAVALAETLLERREGALSLDMDTVVAGALVHDVSKLAEFDEMDETAVYSLLGHPYYGVHVVARAGLPVELAHVVLSHTSRTTVEPAIIEAELVKRADEIAAAAIRWRATDDLRTV; via the coding sequence ATGAGCGAGGACGCGGTCCGGACGGCGTTCCCCGAACTCGAGGCTATCGAGGACGACGACCTGCGAGCCGGTGTAATCGACGCGTGGGTGACGGCGATCGCGGAGAACGACATCGACGACCTCACCGCGGTTCCGTGGCTGCCGCCGACGCAGCGCGAGTTGACGCTGAACGACGAGTATCTGGTCACCCACGTTCGGGACGTGACCGCCTGCGCCGTCGCGCTCGCGGAGACGCTACTGGAGCGGCGAGAGGGGGCCCTCTCGCTGGATATGGATACCGTCGTTGCGGGGGCTCTCGTCCACGACGTGAGCAAGCTCGCCGAGTTCGACGAGATGGACGAGACGGCCGTCTACAGCCTGCTCGGGCATCCCTACTACGGCGTTCACGTCGTTGCGCGGGCGGGCTTGCCGGTCGAACTCGCACACGTCGTGCTCTCGCACACGAGTCGAACGACGGTCGAACCGGCGATAATAGAAGCGGAACTCGTTAAACGAGCCGACGAGATCGCGGCGGCTGCCATCCGGTGGCGGGCGACCGACGACCTCCGAACCGTGTGA